Proteins encoded by one window of Akkermansia muciniphila ATCC BAA-835:
- the galK gene encoding galactokinase: MDLVQREISKETVTPYFIEYFGQAPTHVAAAPGRVNLIGEHTDYNNGFVMPMALDNHCVVAVAPSPVGKHRFCGSLGDQIHEIAVEDALVPGEPFWSNYVRGVLANLHRRGIEIGPVDMLIDSNVPRGGGLSSSAALEVAVCTALAAFAGVEIDPKEVALIGQAVEHEFVNVPCGIMDQFISANGKKGMALKLDCATLEYELVPMNNESVSVLVLDSAVKHSLADGAYGQRRKQCEEASSIMGVPSLREATLELLESFREQLGDVRYRRARHVIGENARVNAFANALARGDWDEAGVAMRGSHASLRDDYEVSCAEVDTLVSLCDRIPSASSIYGARMTGGGFGGCIVALVKTEDVEKVAQELLDGYCQETGIETTYLVTRAGEGARVLYQA, translated from the coding sequence ATGGATTTAGTTCAGCGAGAAATCTCTAAAGAAACGGTGACTCCGTATTTCATCGAGTATTTCGGTCAGGCGCCTACTCATGTGGCAGCGGCACCGGGACGTGTGAACCTTATTGGTGAGCACACGGATTATAATAACGGTTTTGTGATGCCTATGGCGCTTGATAACCATTGTGTTGTGGCTGTGGCTCCCTCCCCCGTGGGCAAACACCGCTTTTGCGGTTCCCTGGGTGACCAGATCCATGAAATTGCAGTGGAAGACGCCTTGGTTCCCGGCGAACCGTTCTGGTCCAATTATGTCCGCGGCGTTTTGGCCAACCTGCACAGGCGCGGCATAGAAATCGGGCCTGTGGATATGCTGATTGACAGCAATGTGCCCCGCGGCGGCGGCCTCTCCTCCAGTGCCGCTCTTGAAGTTGCCGTCTGTACGGCGCTCGCCGCTTTTGCCGGCGTTGAAATAGATCCCAAGGAAGTAGCCCTCATTGGGCAGGCCGTGGAACATGAATTCGTGAACGTTCCCTGCGGCATCATGGACCAGTTTATTTCCGCCAACGGCAAGAAGGGCATGGCTCTCAAGCTGGATTGCGCCACGCTGGAATATGAGCTGGTTCCGATGAACAATGAATCCGTCTCCGTGCTGGTTCTGGACAGCGCTGTGAAGCATTCCCTGGCGGACGGAGCTTATGGACAGCGCCGCAAGCAGTGTGAGGAAGCTTCTTCCATCATGGGCGTACCCTCCCTGCGGGAAGCTACGCTGGAGCTGCTGGAATCCTTCAGGGAACAGCTTGGCGATGTGCGCTATCGCCGCGCCCGCCACGTCATTGGAGAAAATGCGCGCGTGAACGCTTTTGCGAACGCCCTTGCCCGCGGCGATTGGGATGAGGCCGGCGTAGCCATGCGCGGCAGCCATGCTTCCCTGCGGGACGACTATGAAGTTTCCTGTGCTGAGGTGGATACCCTTGTTTCACTTTGTGACCGCATTCCCTCCGCATCCTCCATTTACGGCGCGCGCATGACGGGCGGCGGGTTTGGCGGATGCATTGTGGCCCTGGTGAAGACGGAGGATGTGGAAAAGGTGGCCCAGGAGCTTCTGGACGGCTACTGCCAGGAAACGGGCATTGAAACTACGTATCTTGTAACCCGTGCCGGAGAAGGCGCCCGTGTTTTGTACCAAGCTTAA
- a CDS encoding sodium:solute symporter family transporter, translated as MMKTLATIFGALALMTWGAAAQEGPVPATAADAQPALAAPAAIPAVEVQPAAEIQPAAPAAEAVQAEQTASAEPKTAPLSMVEVILFCVVVVGVIALGIWKSRDPEETEEEKKAKGASDYFLAGRGLTWWLVGFSLIAANISTEQFVGMSGKSANWVGMAIAGYEWLAAITLVVVAFCFLPKLLKGGVYTIPEFLEYRYNTLARSLMAIATLLILVGVPTAGVIYAGAKVISVFFTGYSAMGIDFGDITVGCVIIAFCATVYVFVGGLKACAWTDLFWGAALIVGGGVVAYFALTELSGADPNHLIQSAAANSGATVASLGNPSDSLWHGVTRFFELNSGDAASGVNTVGGKLHMIRPADDAEIPWTALCLGLWIPNFFYWGLNQYIMQRTLASKSLAEGQMGIVFAAFLKLIIPFVVVVPGILAYNLYRNDLKEQAEVKYAAEIRKTEDPAAVKGRPVIYKLTDSFLVENVEEGCAHAIHNAEVMKVGEDVMANLKQACADLKADAANDQTTLAERAPFVEKIASLNNKIIKPAVDNSDNYYLTDTLVGFDYDSAFGTLIRKLLPGTGWTWFVLAALFGAVVSSLASMLNSASTIFTMDIYNKLRKNAGPTELVTVGKIGLLVCAVIALTIAPFLDSPAFGGIFNFIQEFQGFLSPGALCVFLFGFFVPKCPRIFGWLGIVINALLYGILKVWQPEMAFLNRMAVCFITVVVIGFIFTAVNAARGGQPIVLPDRGVVALQSSSRAKIFGWLVVAATVALYIIFW; from the coding sequence ATGATGAAAACACTAGCAACCATATTCGGGGCGCTCGCCCTGATGACGTGGGGCGCAGCTGCCCAGGAGGGTCCCGTACCTGCAACGGCGGCTGATGCGCAGCCCGCCTTGGCCGCTCCGGCCGCGATTCCCGCTGTTGAAGTCCAGCCGGCAGCGGAAATTCAGCCGGCGGCTCCCGCCGCAGAGGCAGTACAGGCTGAACAGACCGCCTCTGCGGAGCCTAAAACGGCCCCTCTTTCCATGGTGGAAGTCATTCTCTTCTGCGTGGTCGTGGTGGGCGTGATCGCCCTGGGCATCTGGAAGAGCCGTGACCCCGAAGAAACGGAAGAGGAAAAGAAGGCCAAGGGCGCTTCAGACTATTTCCTTGCCGGCCGCGGTTTGACCTGGTGGCTGGTGGGTTTCTCCCTGATTGCCGCCAACATTTCCACGGAACAGTTTGTGGGGATGTCCGGCAAATCGGCCAACTGGGTGGGCATGGCCATTGCCGGGTATGAATGGCTGGCCGCTATCACGCTGGTGGTTGTAGCCTTCTGCTTCCTCCCCAAGCTGTTGAAAGGCGGCGTATATACGATTCCCGAATTCCTGGAATACCGGTATAACACGCTGGCCCGTTCCCTGATGGCCATTGCTACGCTGCTGATTCTGGTAGGCGTGCCGACTGCGGGCGTGATTTACGCCGGCGCCAAGGTGATTTCCGTGTTCTTCACGGGATACTCTGCCATGGGCATTGACTTCGGCGACATCACCGTCGGCTGCGTTATCATTGCCTTCTGCGCCACGGTATACGTGTTCGTGGGCGGGTTGAAAGCCTGCGCCTGGACGGACCTGTTCTGGGGCGCCGCCCTGATTGTGGGCGGCGGCGTGGTGGCCTATTTTGCCCTGACGGAGCTCAGCGGCGCAGACCCGAACCATTTGATTCAATCCGCCGCCGCCAATTCCGGCGCGACGGTCGCCTCCCTGGGGAATCCTTCGGACAGCCTCTGGCATGGGGTGACGCGCTTTTTTGAGCTGAACTCCGGTGACGCGGCCAGCGGCGTAAATACCGTGGGCGGCAAGCTGCACATGATCCGTCCTGCGGATGATGCGGAAATCCCGTGGACGGCTCTTTGCCTGGGCCTGTGGATTCCCAACTTCTTTTACTGGGGCCTCAACCAGTACATCATGCAGCGTACGCTGGCTTCCAAATCCCTGGCGGAAGGTCAGATGGGCATTGTGTTCGCCGCATTCCTCAAGCTCATCATCCCATTCGTGGTGGTGGTCCCCGGCATCCTGGCCTATAACCTGTACCGCAATGACCTGAAGGAACAGGCGGAAGTAAAATACGCGGCGGAAATCCGTAAGACGGAAGATCCCGCCGCAGTCAAGGGCCGCCCCGTCATCTACAAGCTTACGGACAGCTTCCTGGTGGAAAACGTGGAGGAAGGCTGTGCCCATGCCATTCATAACGCGGAAGTAATGAAGGTGGGCGAAGATGTTATGGCCAATTTGAAACAGGCCTGCGCCGATTTGAAGGCGGATGCCGCCAACGACCAGACTACGCTGGCGGAACGCGCCCCGTTCGTGGAAAAAATCGCTTCCCTTAACAACAAAATCATCAAGCCGGCCGTGGACAACTCGGATAACTACTATCTGACGGATACGCTGGTAGGCTTTGACTATGACTCCGCCTTCGGCACGTTGATCAGGAAGTTGCTTCCCGGCACGGGCTGGACATGGTTTGTGCTTGCGGCCCTCTTTGGAGCGGTGGTGTCTTCCCTGGCATCCATGTTGAATTCCGCGTCCACCATCTTTACGATGGATATTTACAACAAGCTGCGCAAAAATGCGGGGCCCACGGAGCTGGTTACCGTCGGCAAGATTGGTTTGCTGGTGTGCGCCGTGATCGCCCTGACCATTGCTCCGTTCCTGGACAGCCCGGCCTTTGGCGGCATCTTCAACTTCATTCAGGAATTCCAGGGCTTCCTGAGCCCGGGCGCCCTGTGCGTGTTCCTCTTCGGCTTCTTTGTGCCCAAGTGCCCGCGCATCTTCGGTTGGCTGGGTATCGTCATTAATGCCCTCCTGTACGGAATCCTGAAGGTATGGCAGCCGGAAATGGCCTTCCTGAACCGCATGGCCGTGTGTTTCATCACGGTAGTGGTCATCGGCTTCATCTTCACGGCGGTGAACGCCGCCCGCGGCGGACAGCCTATCGTGCTGCCCGACAGGGGCGTGGTTGCCCTTCAGTCCTCTTCACGGGCTAAAATCTTCGGATGGCTCGTGGTTGCCGCGACGGTTGCCCTGTACATCATCTTCTGGTAA
- a CDS encoding ATP-dependent helicase: MAKSFSMESLNAAQRKAVQTLQGPVLILAGAGTGKTRTVTCRIAHMVDRGISPKSILAVTFTNKAALEMRERVGQMVERKAARQIMVSTFHSLCVRILREDIGRLGYKTNFTIYSGSEQSGLIRRLIVRHGGITEKITPKDVLSSMSRMKNSGLGLDSIEDNLTANIAASYQRELQAQNSVDFDDLLILADKLLKEHRDVREAWQQRFRYITVDEFQDTNSLQMSLLGHLVGPEHNVCVVGDDDQSIYGWRGAQISNILEFERFFPNPSVIKLEENYRCTAPILDTANALIRHNLGRRDKTLRAHKGGGEAVRLISMPGDAEEAEFIITDIENVRRQEGRPWEDFAILFRANTQSRIIEQTLREHKIPYRMVGAQSFFDRKEVKDLISYLATIENPQADEYLLRILNTPPRGISELTSHLVIDWSREHGNSVWAALQDEEFLAALSTRARNSVQAFNELIAKYIDLFQDKETDFGDILEQLIEETGFSEYVTRLCKTEAEIQKRLVSIGDVKASLRNFWQPGKTLRDYLAQVTLDKEDNDDDVENKPGVCLITMHAAKGLEFPVVYLVGLEEGILPHKRSLEDGNCDEERRLLYVGITRAQEKLMLTYCATRLRYGDRMPCQRSSFLSEIPPHLMEYYKWEDLMNAEATEEESGNFFDSLRSMLLEEE, translated from the coding sequence ATGGCCAAGTCCTTTTCCATGGAGAGCCTGAACGCGGCCCAGAGGAAGGCCGTGCAGACCCTGCAGGGGCCCGTGCTGATCCTGGCCGGGGCCGGAACGGGTAAAACGCGCACCGTCACCTGCCGCATCGCCCATATGGTGGACCGTGGCATCAGCCCCAAAAGCATCCTGGCCGTGACGTTCACCAACAAGGCCGCTCTGGAAATGCGGGAACGCGTAGGCCAGATGGTGGAACGCAAGGCGGCGCGCCAAATAATGGTGAGCACTTTCCATTCCCTTTGCGTTCGTATCCTGAGAGAGGATATAGGACGCCTGGGGTACAAAACCAATTTCACCATTTACAGCGGTTCCGAGCAAAGCGGCCTGATCCGGCGACTGATTGTGCGCCACGGCGGCATTACGGAGAAAATCACGCCCAAAGATGTGCTTTCTTCCATGAGCCGGATGAAAAACAGCGGTCTGGGCCTTGACTCCATTGAAGACAACCTGACAGCCAACATCGCCGCCTCCTACCAGCGGGAACTTCAGGCGCAGAATTCCGTGGACTTTGACGACCTGCTGATTCTGGCGGACAAATTGCTGAAGGAGCACCGGGACGTCAGGGAGGCGTGGCAACAGCGCTTCCGCTATATCACCGTAGATGAATTCCAGGATACCAACAGCCTCCAAATGAGCCTGCTGGGCCATCTGGTAGGTCCGGAACACAATGTCTGCGTAGTGGGAGACGACGACCAGTCCATCTACGGCTGGCGAGGCGCCCAGATCAGCAATATCCTGGAATTCGAACGTTTTTTCCCAAATCCCTCCGTCATCAAACTGGAAGAAAATTACCGCTGCACCGCCCCCATTCTGGACACGGCCAATGCCCTGATCCGCCACAATCTGGGCCGGAGGGACAAGACGCTGCGCGCCCACAAAGGCGGAGGAGAAGCCGTCCGGCTCATTTCCATGCCCGGAGACGCGGAAGAGGCGGAATTCATCATTACGGACATTGAAAACGTCCGCAGGCAGGAAGGCCGGCCCTGGGAGGATTTCGCCATTCTGTTCCGGGCCAATACCCAGAGCCGCATCATTGAACAAACGCTCCGGGAACACAAAATTCCCTACCGCATGGTGGGCGCGCAAAGTTTTTTCGACCGCAAGGAGGTGAAAGACCTCATTTCCTATCTGGCGACTATCGAAAACCCGCAGGCTGACGAATACCTGCTGCGCATCCTCAACACGCCGCCGCGCGGCATCAGCGAGCTGACCAGCCATCTGGTCATCGACTGGAGCCGGGAGCACGGCAACAGCGTCTGGGCAGCCCTCCAGGACGAAGAATTCCTGGCGGCCCTTTCCACCCGCGCCCGCAACAGCGTGCAGGCATTCAATGAACTGATTGCAAAATACATTGACCTTTTCCAGGATAAGGAAACCGACTTCGGAGACATCCTGGAGCAGCTTATTGAGGAAACCGGATTCAGCGAATACGTCACGCGCCTGTGCAAAACGGAAGCTGAAATCCAGAAACGGCTGGTGTCCATCGGGGACGTGAAAGCCTCCCTCCGCAACTTCTGGCAACCCGGAAAAACCCTCCGGGACTACCTGGCCCAAGTCACCCTGGACAAGGAGGATAATGATGACGACGTGGAAAACAAGCCAGGCGTATGCCTGATTACCATGCACGCCGCCAAGGGACTGGAATTTCCGGTAGTGTACCTCGTGGGGCTGGAGGAAGGCATTCTTCCCCACAAGCGTTCCCTGGAAGACGGCAATTGCGACGAAGAACGCCGCCTGCTTTACGTAGGCATCACGCGCGCCCAGGAGAAACTCATGCTTACTTATTGCGCCACGCGCCTGCGCTACGGGGACCGCATGCCTTGCCAGCGCTCCTCCTTCCTTAGTGAAATTCCTCCCCACCTAATGGAATATTACAAATGGGAGGATCTCATGAACGCGGAAGCGACGGAAGAGGAATCCGGAAACTTTTTCGATTCCCTGCGCAGCATGCTTCTGGAAGAGGAATAA
- the fmt gene encoding methionyl-tRNA formyltransferase, with translation MRIVFMGTGDIAIPAFRSLIRHSDLAGLVTQPDRPVGRHQVLTAPAIKNIAREAGIPVLQPHSLRSPDALSNLRRLNPDLIVVMAYGQILSQEVIDMAPMGCINAHASLLPRHRGAACIQSAIKSGDAETGITIMHIVRKLDAGDIIAQISTPLEGSETGGTLHDKLARMTPDVLLPVIHSIEKGTATRIRQQEILATYAPKLLRADGKIDWTRPAEEIGRMIRAYDPWPGTFTNYWNRKKRIRNMKIFPGFSILPEAEGKPGQVLSAGEQGLLIACGSGGLLVTDVQLEGSTRMNISQLIAGHPNLKDIHFDV, from the coding sequence ATGCGCATCGTCTTCATGGGCACAGGCGACATTGCCATTCCCGCCTTCCGCAGCCTGATCCGTCACTCGGACCTGGCAGGCCTGGTCACGCAGCCCGACCGCCCTGTCGGCAGGCATCAGGTGCTTACAGCCCCGGCCATCAAAAATATTGCCAGGGAAGCGGGCATTCCCGTGCTCCAGCCGCATTCCCTGCGCAGCCCGGATGCGCTGAGCAACCTCAGGAGACTGAATCCGGATCTGATCGTCGTCATGGCGTACGGGCAGATCCTGAGCCAGGAAGTGATTGATATGGCGCCCATGGGCTGCATCAACGCCCATGCCTCCCTCCTGCCGCGCCACCGCGGAGCGGCCTGCATCCAGTCCGCCATCAAATCCGGCGATGCAGAAACGGGCATCACCATCATGCACATTGTCAGGAAGCTGGATGCCGGAGACATCATCGCCCAGATCAGCACCCCCCTGGAAGGCTCGGAAACCGGAGGCACCCTGCATGACAAGCTGGCCAGGATGACACCGGATGTCCTGCTGCCCGTCATCCATTCCATTGAAAAAGGGACGGCCACGCGCATCCGCCAGCAGGAAATCCTGGCAACATACGCCCCCAAGCTCCTGCGGGCGGACGGAAAAATCGACTGGACGCGCCCCGCAGAAGAAATCGGCCGCATGATCCGGGCGTACGACCCGTGGCCCGGTACCTTCACCAACTACTGGAACCGCAAAAAACGCATCCGCAACATGAAAATTTTCCCCGGCTTTTCCATCCTCCCGGAAGCGGAGGGGAAACCGGGCCAGGTGCTCTCCGCCGGGGAACAGGGGCTTTTGATCGCCTGCGGAAGCGGAGGATTGCTGGTGACAGACGTCCAGCTTGAAGGCAGCACGCGCATGAATATCTCCCAGCTCATTGCCGGCCACCCGAATTTGAAAGATATCCATTTTGACGTATAA
- a CDS encoding MGDG synthase family glycosyltransferase, with protein sequence MQKGRLPRILIVTAGYGEGHNSAARGVRDALAGRAEVRVTDLCAEAMPRMFRLTRAAYLWTISRMPRLWKWMYEVSDRRNMAEKPVRGIAPVERLLERLLREWKPDAVVCTYMVYPYMLDSLASRTGRAVPYLTVVTDSFVINKSWLCSKSPLWAVTDPWTRAIMEEKGLPQDRLRVTGFPVNPVLGALAEEHPLSWKEGEPFRVLYFAQRSARHARAELAGMLDANPALHVTCILGRRFRRIYPRIRDLRARYGRRLTVRGWTRRVPSYLAASHVVVGKAGGATVHEVLAAARPMLVNFLLPGQEEGNTRLLEKLGGGSHVPDARALASALQEMMADGGAQWRRMHENLLRAGMTGGSGRIADLALKLAEEHTN encoded by the coding sequence ATGCAGAAAGGACGGCTGCCGCGCATTCTGATTGTGACCGCAGGATACGGGGAAGGGCACAATTCCGCAGCCAGGGGCGTGAGGGATGCTCTCGCAGGGCGCGCGGAAGTCCGCGTTACGGACCTGTGCGCGGAGGCGATGCCCCGGATGTTCCGCCTGACGCGCGCCGCCTACCTGTGGACGATCTCCCGCATGCCCCGTCTCTGGAAATGGATGTACGAGGTGAGCGACAGGCGCAATATGGCGGAGAAGCCCGTCAGGGGAATTGCCCCCGTGGAGCGCCTGCTGGAACGTTTGCTGCGGGAATGGAAGCCGGATGCCGTGGTCTGCACCTACATGGTATATCCCTACATGCTGGATTCCCTGGCCTCCCGCACGGGCAGGGCGGTTCCTTACCTGACCGTCGTGACGGATTCCTTCGTCATCAATAAATCATGGCTGTGTTCCAAGTCCCCCCTCTGGGCCGTAACGGACCCCTGGACGAGGGCAATTATGGAGGAAAAGGGGCTGCCGCAGGACAGGCTGCGCGTTACGGGATTTCCCGTCAATCCCGTGCTGGGAGCGCTGGCGGAGGAACATCCCCTTTCCTGGAAAGAAGGGGAGCCGTTCCGGGTGCTTTACTTTGCCCAGCGTTCCGCACGGCATGCGCGGGCGGAGCTGGCGGGTATGCTGGATGCGAATCCCGCCCTGCATGTAACCTGTATTCTGGGGCGCCGGTTCCGGCGCATTTATCCCCGCATCCGGGATTTGCGCGCCAGATACGGACGCAGGCTGACGGTGCGCGGCTGGACGCGCCGCGTGCCTTCTTATCTTGCCGCCAGTCACGTAGTGGTCGGGAAAGCGGGAGGAGCCACCGTACACGAGGTGCTTGCGGCCGCACGTCCCATGCTGGTGAACTTTCTTCTTCCGGGCCAGGAGGAGGGCAATACCCGCCTCCTGGAAAAACTGGGAGGCGGCAGCCATGTGCCGGACGCCCGTGCCCTGGCTTCCGCTCTTCAGGAAATGATGGCGGACGGTGGCGCACAGTGGAGGCGCATGCATGAAAACCTGCTGCGGGCCGGGATGACCGGAGGAAGCGGCAGAATAGCGGATTTGGCCTTGAAACTGGCGGAGGAACATACTAACTGA
- a CDS encoding type III pantothenate kinase, with protein sequence MTYLLIDNSNTRTKFVLSSPEALLPERYMVPTREVSGERLDEVLAGVRYDAAVVCSVVPRVAEELKNWIVKPCHFLSCDSRLGVGIDYPHPRQIGADRLANAVGAAAYYGYPCVVVDFGTAVTFDVIGPQCTYMGGVIAPGLASMGDYLERNTALLPAIDPQEPSRVIGTSTVEAMQSGAVYGYRGLVKEILARLEGELGVRPAVVATGGDAALIARGVERIDHVDPDITLNGLRIAAGLNL encoded by the coding sequence GTGACCTATCTTCTGATTGACAATTCCAACACACGCACCAAATTCGTGCTCTCTTCGCCGGAAGCCCTGTTGCCGGAACGGTATATGGTTCCCACCCGGGAGGTGAGCGGGGAACGGCTGGACGAGGTGCTGGCCGGCGTTCGTTATGATGCCGCCGTGGTGTGTTCCGTCGTGCCGCGCGTGGCGGAAGAACTGAAAAACTGGATCGTCAAACCGTGCCATTTCCTTTCCTGCGATTCCCGGCTGGGCGTGGGCATCGACTATCCCCACCCGCGCCAGATAGGGGCCGACAGGCTGGCGAATGCCGTAGGAGCCGCGGCCTATTACGGGTATCCTTGCGTTGTGGTGGACTTTGGCACCGCCGTGACTTTTGACGTGATCGGGCCCCAATGCACCTACATGGGCGGCGTTATTGCGCCGGGGCTTGCCAGCATGGGGGATTACCTGGAGCGCAATACGGCGCTTCTTCCCGCCATTGACCCCCAGGAGCCGTCCCGTGTCATTGGAACTAGCACAGTAGAGGCCATGCAATCCGGCGCCGTGTACGGTTATCGGGGGCTGGTGAAGGAAATTCTGGCCCGGCTGGAAGGTGAGCTGGGCGTGCGTCCGGCCGTGGTTGCTACGGGAGGGGATGCAGCTCTGATCGCCAGGGGAGTGGAGCGCATTGACCATGTGGACCCTGACATTACGTTGAACGGCTTGCGCATAGCCGCCGGACTGAATCTTTAA
- a CDS encoding acyl carrier protein yields MSDNSIEEKVRSIIVDQLGVESDKVTADAKFIEDLGADSLDTVELVMAFEENFDIEVPDEEAEKLQSVADVVAYIEKVQG; encoded by the coding sequence ATGTCTGACAACAGCATCGAAGAAAAAGTAAGAAGTATCATCGTCGACCAACTTGGCGTTGAATCCGATAAAGTGACTGCTGATGCGAAATTCATCGAGGATCTCGGTGCTGATTCGCTGGATACCGTTGAACTCGTGATGGCTTTCGAAGAAAACTTTGACATCGAAGTGCCCGACGAAGAAGCCGAAAAGCTTCAGTCTGTTGCCGACGTCGTTGCTTACATCGAAAAGGTTCAGGGTTAA
- a CDS encoding LysM peptidoglycan-binding domain-containing protein, producing the protein MKSISLTSSAKVFFSLLAAAFCVQGVLADGENYSLWPRRPEALAEARRLMDCGSLPKALELLQPLAEQGGVVGKEAKELIGRLRIRQLLDPNGPDVKKYTVRKGDSWIRMVRKLGCSQAMVVHLNGLMDIPALHAGDVFKYRPLDFHVVVNVPEKEICLYDGTDFVKGYPILSMKDGGKKNVETTVKDEQAPVSIYSRQFPSADKTLVLAAGGYVIDAARGTPRSPGFYLSRQDCNELAMLTRPGTKVTILRGKGEEP; encoded by the coding sequence ATGAAATCAATATCTTTGACTTCAAGCGCAAAGGTCTTCTTTAGCCTTTTGGCGGCGGCTTTCTGTGTCCAGGGAGTTTTGGCGGACGGAGAAAATTATTCCCTCTGGCCGCGCCGTCCGGAGGCCCTTGCTGAAGCCCGCCGCCTGATGGACTGCGGCAGTCTGCCAAAAGCTCTGGAACTGCTGCAGCCTCTGGCGGAACAGGGAGGCGTGGTGGGGAAAGAGGCGAAGGAACTCATCGGAAGGCTGCGCATCCGCCAGTTGCTGGATCCCAACGGACCGGACGTGAAAAAATATACCGTACGGAAGGGAGATTCCTGGATACGCATGGTCAGAAAACTGGGTTGCTCTCAGGCCATGGTGGTTCACCTGAACGGTTTGATGGATATTCCCGCTCTTCATGCGGGAGATGTATTCAAGTACCGGCCTCTGGATTTCCATGTAGTGGTGAACGTGCCGGAAAAGGAAATCTGCCTTTACGACGGGACGGATTTTGTCAAGGGATACCCCATCCTCTCCATGAAGGACGGGGGGAAAAAGAATGTGGAAACGACCGTAAAGGATGAGCAGGCCCCCGTGTCCATCTACAGCAGGCAGTTTCCTTCTGCGGATAAGACGCTGGTGCTGGCGGCGGGAGGCTATGTCATTGACGCTGCCCGCGGTACGCCCCGCTCGCCTGGGTTTTATCTGAGCCGGCAGGACTGCAATGAACTGGCCATGCTGACCAGGCCGGGAACGAAGGTGACTATCCTGAGGGGGAAAGGAGAGGAACCGTGA
- the dtd gene encoding D-aminoacyl-tRNA deacylase has protein sequence MRLVIQRVSKAAVHIGGVCAGAVGPGLLILAGIEEADTEEDVRWLANKAAAMRIFSDADGKMNLSVREVSGSVLVVSQFTLHASTRKGNRPSFIRAARPERAIPLYELFKKELASLLEGRVESGEFGADMQVSLINDGPVTIFMDSRKRE, from the coding sequence GTGAGGCTGGTTATTCAGCGTGTCAGTAAGGCCGCCGTTCATATCGGCGGTGTTTGTGCGGGGGCCGTGGGGCCCGGTCTGCTGATTCTGGCGGGCATTGAAGAGGCGGATACGGAAGAAGATGTGCGCTGGCTCGCCAACAAGGCGGCGGCCATGCGCATTTTTTCCGACGCGGACGGAAAGATGAATCTTTCCGTAAGGGAAGTGAGTGGAAGCGTGTTGGTGGTGAGCCAGTTTACGCTGCATGCCTCCACCCGGAAAGGGAACAGGCCCTCTTTCATCCGCGCCGCGAGGCCTGAGCGGGCCATTCCCCTGTATGAGCTGTTTAAGAAGGAATTGGCGTCTTTGCTGGAAGGCAGGGTGGAAAGCGGCGAATTCGGCGCGGATATGCAGGTTTCCCTGATTAACGACGGCCCGGTGACTATTTTCATGGATTCCAGGAAAAGGGAATGA